One Vitis riparia cultivar Riparia Gloire de Montpellier isolate 1030 chromosome 4, EGFV_Vit.rip_1.0, whole genome shotgun sequence genomic window carries:
- the LOC117912386 gene encoding silicon efflux transporter LSI2-like, whose amino-acid sequence MDLAPIEKVVLGSIAFAIFWVLAVFPAVPFLPIGRTAGSLLGAMLMVIFRVITPDQAYKAIDLSILGLLFGTMVVSVYLEQADMFKYLGVLLSWKSKGAKDLLCRICVVSAISSALFTNDTSCVVLTEFVLKIARQNNVPPGPFLLALASSANIGSSATSIGNPQNLVIAIKSSLSFGEFLLGLLPAMLVGVFVNALILLCMYWRLLSIEKDEEHTLDEVISEEDSASHRFSPAAMSNPTASNSQELNPVLEPLITWSSSSSKGSIIHTETLRNRVSPKQSNLQGTLSGGIELTRNSSASEEGVGGDDFPQPREEDFHYRRLAKSALNGSDVKVNVDEGDPVPVQPLEENERSAKPWKRQLWKTRVYLVTIGMLIALLVGLNMSWTTLTAALALVVLDFKDAQPCLQKVSYSLLIFFCGMFITVYGFNRTGIPSTLWNLTEPHARINHVEGIVVLTLVILVLSNVASNVPTVILLGERVAASAAMISKGQDKRAWLILAWVSTVAGNLSLMGSAANLIVCEEARRSRFYGYTLSFWSHLKFGVPSTLIVTAIGLLLIRG is encoded by the exons ATGGACTTGGCCCCTATTGAAAAAGTGGTTTTAGGCTCAATAGCCTTTGCAATCTTCTGGGTTTTGGCAGTGTTCCCAGCAGTTCCTTTTCTACCCATTGGTAGGACTGCAGGGTCTCTCCTAGGAGCCATGCTCATGGTCATCTTCAGGGTCATAACCCCAGATCAAGCATATAAGGCCATTGACCTCTCAATCCTTGGCCTTCTTTTTGGAACTATGGTCGTGAGCGTCTATCTTGAACAAGCTGATATGTTCAAATACTTGGGTGTACTGCTTTCATGGAAGAGTAAGGGTGCAAAGGATTTGCTTTGCCGGATATGTGTAGTTTCTGCCATTTCAAGTGCACTCTTCACCAATGACACCAGTTGTGTTGTGCTGACAGAGTTTGTTCTGAAAATAGCTAGGCAGAATAATGTCCCTCCCGGTCCCTTCTTACTGGCCTTGGCCTCGAGCGCAAATATTGGATCTTCTGCAACTTCAATTGGTAATCCCCAAAACTTGGTCATTGCCATCAAGAGTAGCCTCTCTTTTGGGGAATTCTTGTTGGGACTCCTCCCTGCAATGCTGGTGGGTGTTTTCGTCAATGCTTTGATCCTTCTATGCATGTATTGGAGACTGCTGTCTATTGAAAAGGATGAAGAACATACTTTGGATGAAGTGATTTCCGAGGAAGATTCGGCTTCCCACCGCTTCTCACCTGCAGCCATGTCAAATCCCACAGCTTCAAATTCTCAAGAATTGAATCCTGTGTTGGAACCATTGATTACCTGGAGCTCCTCAAGTTCAAAAGGGAGCATAATCCATACTGAGACTCTTAGAAATAGAGTAAGTCCAAAACAGAGCAATTTGCAGGGGACTTTGAGTGGTGGCATTGAGTTAACAAGGAATTCAAGTGCTTCCGAAGAGGGGGTGGGTGGTGATGATTTCCCTCAACCGAGGGAGGAAGATTTTCATTATAGGAGACTTGCAAAGAGTGCACTAAATGGCAGTGATGTAAAGGTGAATGTCGATGAGGGAGACCCTGTCCCAGTGCAGCCTctggaagaaaatgaaaggtCGGCCAAGCCATGGAAAAGACAGCTATGGAAGACACGTGTTTACCTTGTTACAATTGGCATGCTGATAGCATTGCTTGTTGGTCTAAACATGTCATGGACAACCCTTACTGCAGCCCTTGCTCTTGTGGTTCTCGACTTCAAGGATGCTCAGCCATGCCTACAAAAG GTTTCATATTCTCTCTTAATCTTCTTTTGTGGCATGTTCATCACAGTGTATGGCTTTAACAGAACAGGGATACCTAGCACTCTCTGGAACCTAACCGAGCCTCATGCACGAATCAATCATGTTGAAGGGATCGTAGTTCTTACCTTAGTCATTCTTGTCCTCTCAAATGTTGCTTCAAATGTGCCTACTG TTATTTTGCTTGGAGAAAGAGTGGCAGCATCAGCAGCAATGATATCTAAGGGCCAAGACAAAAGGGCATGGTTGATCTTAGCATGGGTGAGCACGGTTGCTGGAAACCTTTCGCTGATGGGCTCAGCTGCAAACCTGATAGTGTGCGAGGAGGCTCGTCGTTCTCGGTTCTATGGCTACACTCTCTCTTTCTGGAGCCACCTCAAGTTTGGTGTTCCTTCAACTCTCATAGTCACAGCCATTGGCCTACTCCTCATAAGGGGTTGA